A stretch of the Lolium perenne isolate Kyuss_39 chromosome 3, Kyuss_2.0, whole genome shotgun sequence genome encodes the following:
- the LOC127344065 gene encoding uncharacterized protein gives MAAAASASASTRANTLSRIFASSSPTPPPKPSPKIKRAPTQKPPAVDADSIAGKKPPKPLGAQPAAEAPCSDAGHHKPPNSLRAIFKGLLRQRDPDKLAAEAPCSDAGHHKPPNSLRAIFKGLLRQRDPDKLVSEFVEASAASSRFRDKHHVYKAAVSRLASSGRQDGIQAILDAQKRFLEASTEAFAARLIRLYGRASMPSHAVAAFHELPAKHKSTGTFNAVLAACDEGGDFDAVVAAFQEIPASHPSVAPNVYSYNVLIRALCKKPDLAAALEAVSLMEKHGVSPDTICFSTLLNGFYKRGLMDDAETVWDMMKERNLEPDAKCYNAKLRGLVAAGRIEDAAAVVERLEKGGPKPDTVSYNELIRGYCKAGRLQDAKKLFDDLIKNGCAPNKGTYGTLLPLLLQAQELDCALRYCHDLLSSKKTNGLECDLLQDVVNALIEASRVEEATKLVELGQNGYYLRKGLRMPHTAQDNEVIAETDEEESISEEKVL, from the coding sequence atggccgccgccgcctccgcctccgcctccacccggGCGAACACCCTCTCCCGCATTTTCGCTTCCTCCTCACCTACACCACCACCCAAGCCCAGTCCCAAGATCAAGCGCGCGCCGACCCAGAAACCGCCCGCCGTCGACGCTGACTCAATCGCAGGCAAGAAGCCCCCGAAACCCCTCGGCGCACAGCCGGCCGCCGAAGCTCCTTGCTCCGACGCGGGCCACCACAAGCCTCCGAATTCCCTTCGGGCGATCTTCAAGGGCCTCCTCCGGCAGCGCGACCCCGACAAGCTGGCCGCCGAAGCTCCTTGCTCCGACGCGGGCCACCACAAGCCTCCGAATTCCCTTCGGGCGATCTTCAAGGGCCTCCTCCGGCAGCGCGACCCCGACAAGCTGGTCTCCGAGTTCGTCGAAGCGTCGGCCGCATCGTCGCGCTTCCGCGACAAGCACCACGTGTACAAGGCAGCCGTGAGCCGGCTCGCCTCCTCCGGCCGCCAAGACGGTATCCAGGCCATCCTCGACGCGCAGAAGCGCTTCCTCGAGGCCTCCACCGAGGCGTTCGCCGCGCGTCTCATCCGCCTCTACGGCCGCGCCTCCATGCCGTCCCACGCCGTCGCGGCCTTCCACGAACTCCCCGCGAAGCATAAGTCCACCGGGACATTCAACGCCGTCCTCGCCGCGTGCGACGAAGGTGGAGACTTTGACGCCGTCGTCGCTGCGTTCCAGGAGATCCCAGCCTCCCACCCCTCGGTTGCCCCCAACGTATACTCTTACAACGTACTCATCCGCGCACTGTGCAAGAAGCCCGACCTTGCTGCTGCTCTTGAAGCTGTCTCGCTCATGGAGAAGCATGGTGTTTCGCCTGACACTATTTGTTTCAGCACGCTTTTGAATGGCTTTTACAAGCGTGGCCTCATGGATGACGCGGAGACGGTGTGGGATATGATGAAGGAGAGGAATCTGGAGCCAGACGCCAAGTGCTACAATGCCAAGCTGCGGGGTTTGGTTGCGGCAGGGAGGATTGAGGACGCAGCTGCTGTGGTTGAGAGGTTGGAGAAGGGTGGGCCCAAGCCTGATACGGTGTCTTACAATGAGCTCATTCGAGGATACTGCAAAGCAGGGAGATTACAGGatgccaagaagctgttcgatgatTTGATAAAAAATGGGTGTGCCCCAAATAAGGGGACATATGGAACTCTCCTACCACTCCTTCTGCAGGCGCAAGAGCTGGATTGTGCACTGAGGTACTGCCATGATCTCTTAAGTAGTAAAAAGACCAATGGACTGGAGTGTGATCTCCTGCAGGATGTAGTGAATGCATTGATAGAGGCGTCCAGGGTGGAGGAGGCTACCAAGCTGGTCGAGCTCGGGCAGAATGGGTACTACCTCCGAAAGGGTTTGAGGATGCCACATACTGCACAAGACAACGAAGTAATAGCTGAAACTGATGAGGAAGAATCAATATCAGAAGAAAAGGTGCTTTAA
- the LOC127344066 gene encoding uncharacterized protein: MASQAAAAAAAAVSTRANSLSRIFATSTPTAKPPPKHKPKIKRSPTPKPPAAATATDSIADKKPAKPLGAQPAADAPASGADHKLPKPLQETLKRLLRQRDPDKLVSEFVEASTLSSRFRDRHRVYEVAVSRLATFGRQDGIEAIIDAQKPFLETSTEGFATRLIRLYGRASMPSHAAATFRELPAHHQTTMPFNAVLAAYAEAGEFDALAVAFKEMPASHPAVAPNVYSYNILIRALCEKPDLAAALDAVQLMEKNGVSPDVISFNTLLNGFYNHGRMDEAETVWGMLKERNLEPDSKCYNAKLRGLVAEGRIEDAVAVVEMLEKDGPKPDTVSYNELIRGYCNAGRLQDAKKVYDDLIKNEYTPNRGTYETLVPRLLQAGDLDCALRYCHDLLTGKGSSRVAVGLLQDVVDALVEASRVQEATNLVGLGRKKYYPRKGLRMPHTTEDNESGAETDEGESISEQKEREVEDEAEK; this comes from the coding sequence atggcctcccaagcagcggcggccgccgccgccgccgtctcgaCCCGGGCGAACAGCCTCTCCCGCATCTTCGCCACCTCCACACCAACCGCAAAACCACCACCCAAGCACAAACCAAAGATCAAGCGCTCGCCGACCCCGAaaccccccgccgccgccaccgccaccgactCCATCGCCGACAAGAAGCCCGCGAAACCCCTCGGCGCACAGCCGGCCGCCGACGCCCCTGCGTCCGGCGCGGACCACAAGCTCCCGAAGCCCCTCCAGGAGACCCTCAAGCGCCTCCTCCGGCAGCGCGACCCCGACAAGCTGGTCTCCGAGTTCGTGGAGGCGTCCACCTTATCCTCTCGCTTCCGCGACCGGCACCGCGTCTACGAGGTGGCCGTGAGCCGCCTCGCCACCTTCGGCCGCCAGGACGGGATCGAGGCCATCATCGACGCGCAGAAGCCCTTCCTCGAGACCTCCACCGAGGGGTTCGCCACGCGCCTCATCCGCCTCTACGGCCGCGCCTCCATGCCGTCCCACGCCGCCGCGACCTTCCGCGAGCTCCCCGCGCACCATCAGACCACCATGCCGTTCAACGCCGTCCTCGCCGCGTATGCCGAAGCCGGAGAATTCGACGCCCTCGCCGTCGCATTCAAGGAGATGCCAGCCTCCCACCCCGCCGTCGCCCCCAACGTGTACTCCTACAACATACTCATCCGCGCGCTGTGCGAGAAACCCGACCTCGCAGCTGCTCTTGATGCCGTCCAACTCATGGAGAAGAATGGCGTTTCCCCTGACGTTATTTCGTTCAACACGCTTCTGAACGGGTTCTACAACCATGGCCGCATGGATGAAGCCGAGACTGTATGGGGTATGCTCAAGGAGAGGAATCTGGAGCCAGACTCAAAGTGCTACAACGCCAAGCTTAGGGGTTTGGTTGCCGAAGGGAGGATTGAGGACGCAGTTGCTGTGGTTGAGATGTTGGAGAAGGATGGGCCAAAGCCTGATACGGTGTCCTACAATGAGCTGATTCGAGGGTATTGCAATGCTGGGAGGTTACAGGATGCCAAGAAGGTGTATGATGATTTGATTAAAAATGAGTATACCCCAAATAGGGGGACATATGAAACTCTTGTGCCACGGCTTCTGCAGGCTGGAGACCTAGATTGTGCACTGAGGTACTGCCATGATTTACTTACTGGCAAAGGGAGCTCTAGAGTAGCAGTTGGTCTGCTGCAGGATGTAGTGGATGCATTGGTGGAGGCATCGAGGGTGCAAGAGGCTACCAATCTTGTTGGGCTTGGGCGCAAGAAGTACTACCCCCGAAAGGGTTTGAGGATGCCACATACTACAGAGGACAATGAATCAGGAGCTGAAACTGATGAGGGAGAATCAATATCAGAACAAAAGGAGCGTGAAGTGGAAGACGAGGCTGAAAAATAA